A single genomic interval of Lewinellaceae bacterium harbors:
- a CDS encoding Gfo/Idh/MocA family oxidoreductase: MGMVGGGIGAFIGAVHRMAAALDGEIELVCGAFSSDHQKSKASGEALYLPSGRVYRNYEEMILAEKQLPEGERMDFVSIVTPNHVHYGPAKMALENGFPVVCDKPLSFDMKEALELEKLVKETGLLFALTHNYTGYPMVKQARAMVRRGDFGKIRKVVVEYPQGWLATKLEDTDQKQASWRTDPKRSGIAGAMGDIGTHAENLAEYITGLQITELCADLTAFVDGRLLDDDGNILLHFKNGAKGILHASQISAGEENDLNIRVYGEKGGLQWHQMEPNSLIIKWLDQPMQVLRTGGSNLQPEAQAHTRIPAGHPEGYLEAFANIYRNFARCLRAQLQGKEPDPVYLDFPTVSDGVRGMQFILKVVESSKSDRKWMAF, encoded by the coding sequence ATGGGAATGGTGGGTGGAGGTATTGGCGCCTTCATCGGAGCCGTTCACCGAATGGCAGCAGCGCTGGATGGAGAAATAGAACTGGTATGTGGCGCTTTCAGCAGCGACCATCAGAAATCCAAGGCCTCTGGCGAGGCGCTTTATCTTCCATCCGGCCGTGTATATAGGAATTACGAGGAAATGATCCTTGCGGAGAAGCAATTGCCGGAAGGCGAGCGCATGGATTTCGTTTCTATCGTCACGCCGAACCACGTTCACTACGGGCCAGCAAAGATGGCCCTGGAAAATGGCTTCCCTGTAGTTTGCGACAAACCGCTCAGCTTCGATATGAAAGAAGCCCTGGAGCTGGAAAAGCTGGTAAAAGAAACTGGCCTGCTTTTTGCCCTGACCCACAACTACACCGGCTACCCCATGGTCAAACAGGCGCGCGCCATGGTTCGCCGGGGAGACTTTGGGAAAATACGCAAAGTGGTGGTGGAATACCCGCAGGGTTGGCTGGCCACCAAACTCGAAGATACCGATCAAAAACAAGCCTCCTGGCGCACCGACCCGAAACGCTCGGGCATCGCCGGCGCCATGGGAGATATAGGAACACACGCTGAAAACCTCGCCGAGTACATTACCGGGCTCCAGATCACTGAACTGTGTGCCGACCTGACCGCCTTCGTGGACGGGCGCCTCCTGGATGATGACGGCAATATACTGCTGCATTTCAAGAACGGCGCCAAGGGCATCCTGCACGCCAGCCAGATATCCGCAGGGGAGGAGAACGACCTCAATATCCGCGTCTACGGAGAAAAGGGCGGCCTGCAATGGCATCAGATGGAACCCAACAGCCTTATCATCAAATGGCTCGATCAACCTATGCAGGTACTGCGCACCGGGGGGAGTAACCTCCAACCGGAAGCACAGGCCCATACCCGCATTCCGGCGGGCCACCCCGAAGGGTATCTCGAAGCCTTCGCGAATATCTACCGCAATTTCGCCCGCTGCCTGCGGGCTCAACTGCAGGGAAAAGAACCGGACCCGGTTTACCTGGATTTCCCAACGGTGAGCGACGGCGTCCGGGGAATGCAGTTCATCCTTAAAGTGGTGGAATCGTCGAAGAGCGACCGGAAATGGATGGCGTTTTGA
- a CDS encoding T9SS type A sorting domain-containing protein, whose protein sequence is MKNIYALFSFLFLVIWSLRAQPTCADPELVLEDDIENYASGDVTLQSPNWEAWPGGDAGGGIVTSDQASGGANSIRIDGTSGTTDALFLLGDQTSGHYILQWDMLVDSGRQAYFSLLHEFPSEASVNWGFDAYLTEGGIGRLELYDGSDDVAFSYTVGDWFTVRLLLDLDNDEARLLVGENTVDAWQFSTGSTDLLQMNSIEFWTADDSYLFYIDNLKLSEIPAPEEGQYCYTAVELTAPDFYQVPELSCYGAGYDLTGSAGAFAGYWFSYTPPEDGILSIASCGSGLDTDTRGWIFSGECHDLKTVGVNDDQCDRGDGKDYSSYREAVVTGGTTYYVMWDDVWEPTSFAFELGFNPGAVPEPGKFCQSAIAIVPGQYDVLEMTGNAAVAGPTINNTTTSATNYSQSEWYAFTPTVDGFITISSCELSGSDTHVFVYTGDCSSFEGLTLEGQDRSSCPQNTGSLLENLPVTAGTTYYIEWIDRWTDGAELFGWDLIFQEALAVSEAELDAGLSVFPNPAGEQLNVRYAFDETVEVLNVQLIDALGRGLRHSSLNGVQSGTLEMTLHNLPAGLYMLRVSADGAVVARPVVVR, encoded by the coding sequence ATGAAGAATATCTACGCACTTTTTTCTTTTCTTTTCCTGGTTATATGGAGCCTCCGGGCTCAACCCACCTGTGCCGACCCTGAACTCGTGCTCGAAGATGACATCGAAAACTACGCCTCCGGCGACGTGACCTTGCAGTCGCCCAACTGGGAGGCCTGGCCGGGCGGAGACGCCGGCGGCGGCATCGTGACCAGCGACCAGGCCAGTGGCGGCGCCAATTCCATCAGGATTGACGGGACTTCCGGCACAACGGACGCCCTTTTCCTCCTGGGGGATCAAACCTCCGGGCACTACATCCTGCAATGGGATATGCTGGTGGATAGTGGCCGCCAGGCCTACTTCAGCCTGCTGCATGAGTTTCCATCCGAGGCTTCCGTCAACTGGGGCTTCGACGCTTACCTCACCGAAGGAGGCATCGGCCGCCTGGAACTGTACGACGGCTCCGATGATGTGGCTTTCTCATATACGGTTGGCGACTGGTTTACCGTCCGCCTGCTGCTGGACCTCGACAACGATGAGGCCCGCCTGCTGGTGGGGGAAAACACCGTAGATGCCTGGCAGTTCAGCACCGGCTCCACCGATCTCCTGCAGATGAACTCCATCGAGTTCTGGACCGCAGATGATTCTTACCTTTTTTACATAGATAACCTGAAGCTGTCGGAGATACCCGCGCCGGAGGAAGGGCAGTATTGCTATACCGCCGTTGAACTGACTGCGCCCGATTTCTACCAGGTTCCCGAGCTGAGCTGCTACGGCGCCGGGTATGACCTGACCGGGAGCGCCGGGGCATTCGCCGGTTACTGGTTTTCTTATACCCCGCCGGAAGATGGCATTCTGTCCATCGCTTCCTGTGGCAGCGGCTTGGATACCGACACCCGGGGATGGATTTTCTCCGGCGAGTGCCACGATCTTAAAACAGTAGGCGTCAATGATGACCAATGTGACCGGGGCGATGGAAAGGATTATTCCTCCTACCGCGAAGCAGTGGTCACGGGCGGCACCACTTATTATGTTATGTGGGACGATGTGTGGGAACCGACCTCTTTCGCCTTTGAACTGGGGTTCAACCCTGGCGCTGTGCCCGAACCCGGCAAATTCTGCCAGTCGGCCATAGCCATCGTCCCCGGGCAGTACGACGTACTGGAAATGACGGGAAATGCCGCTGTGGCCGGCCCTACCATCAACAATACGACTACTTCCGCGACCAATTATTCTCAATCGGAATGGTATGCTTTTACGCCTACAGTGGATGGCTTCATCACCATTTCTTCCTGCGAGCTTTCCGGTTCCGACACGCATGTCTTTGTCTATACCGGAGACTGCTCCAGCTTTGAAGGGCTTACTCTGGAAGGACAGGACCGCAGCAGTTGCCCGCAGAACACCGGCTCCCTGCTCGAAAATTTGCCTGTCACGGCCGGAACGACTTATTACATCGAATGGATCGACCGCTGGACCGACGGGGCGGAGCTTTTCGGCTGGGATCTGATCTTCCAGGAAGCGCTGGCCGTATCCGAAGCCGAACTGGATGCCGGCCTGAGCGTCTTCCCCAACCCCGCCGGCGAGCAACTCAACGTCCGCTATGCGTTTGACGAAACGGTAGAAGTCCTGAATGTTCAACTGATCGACGCCCTGGGCCGCGGCCTGCGCCATTCCAGTTTGAACGGCGTTCAGTCCGGCACTTTAGAAATGACCCTCCACAACCTGCCGGCTGGCCTGTATATGCTGCGCGTTTCAGCGGATGGCGCCGTAGTTGCCCGGCCGGTGGTGGTGAGGTGA